The sequence below is a genomic window from Citricoccus muralis.
TCGCCTACTACACCGAGCTGGTGGAGAACTACCCGCTGGTGTCCATCGAGGATCCGCTGGATGAGAACGACTGGGACGGCTGGGCCAAGCTCACCGCCGCCCTGGGCGACAAGGTGCAGCTGGTGGGTGACGACCTGTTCGTGACCAACCGTGAGCGACTGCAGCGCGGTATCGACGAGGCCTCTGGCAACGCACTGCTGGTGAAGGTCAACCAGATCGGTTCGCTGACCGAAACCTTCGACTCGATCTCCTTGGCCCAGCGCCACATGTTCCACTGCATGATCTCCCACCGCTCCGGCGAGACCGAGGACACCTTCATCGCCGACCTGGCCGTCGCCACCAACGCGGGCCAGATCAAGACCGGTGCCCCGGCCCGCTCCGACCGCGTAGCCAAGTACAATCAGCTGCTGCGTATCGAGGAGGAGCTCGCTGACGCTGCTGTGTACGCCGGCCGTTCCGCCTTCCCCCGCTACCAGGGCTGATGAGCTGCGCTGGTCCTGAATGATGATTCGGGCCAGTCACGCGCGGGGTGCCGGACGATACGTTGTCCGGCACCCCGTGTGCTCTTCGATACAGGAGCCGAGAGGCTGAGAGTTCGAGACACGACGGCGCGGTGACCCCGTCAGGGCACCCTGCCTCGCTACCCTGGGAACCACAGTGTCCCCTCTGGTATCCGCGACCGACCGCGAATACTGCTTCCCCGGTGAGGAGGTGCCATGCCACCGCGTCGACCCCGCGTGCCCCGTTCAGCCGAGCGCGCGCACCCGAAACCGGACACCCCCGAGACGTCAAGCACCGCAGAAGCACCGGAATTACCAGCCGAAACGGTGCAAGACACCGACGACGCCGCGAAAAACCACTCGCAGACACCCGTGGCCTCCCACGTCACGGATCGCCTCAGCCGGGTCGCGAGCGGAGCCTCCAAGCGCGCTTCTGAAGCCTGGAACTCCACCGCCGAGAAGGTCGCTGCCAAGCGCACTCAGGAGCGCAAGCAGGTGCTGAACCGCGCCCGGGCCGCCGCCACCGCCCGTCCGCGCCCCACCGGTCACAAGAATTCCCGAGACTCCGGCCCCCGCGTGGTGAAGCCGGCCCGCAGTTTCTCCGGCCACGCCGTCGTGCTGGTGCTGGTGCTGTTCATTTCCGCCATCGTGGTGGCCCCCACTTTGCGCGTGTTCCTCACGCAACAAGCTGAGATCAGCGAAATCCGCGCCGACCTGGAGTTACAGTCGGAGCAACAGCGCGAGCTCACCCGCCAGCTGGAGCGCTGGGAGGACTCCGCCTACGTCCAGCAGCAGGCGCGCGAACGGTTCAATATGGTGATGCCAGGGGAGAAGAAATACATGGTTGTCGGCGGCCAGACGGAAGCCGAACAGAACGAGGACATCGTCGAAGTGACAGCCGAACCCGAAGAACCGGCCTGGGCGTATGACCTCTGGGAATCGCTGATCGTCTCGGCACACCGTTAGAGTGTTCTTTCGTGAGCACCACCGAACGTATCCCCACTCAGACCGACCTCGACACCCTCTCGTTGCAGCTGGGTCGCCCCGTGCGCGACGTCGTCGAGATTGGCGCGCGCTGCGTGTGCGGAAACCCGCTCGTGGCCACCACCGCACCGCGGCTGTCCAACGGCATCCCGTTCCCCACCACTTTTTACCTCACCCACCCCCTGGCCACCGCCGCCGTGTCCCGGCTCGAGGCGGCCGGGGTAATGGCCGAGTTCAGCCAGCGGTTGGAAGGCGATGAAGAGTTGGCGAGTGCCCACCGCGCCGCTCACGAGGCCTACCTTGAGGCTCGCCGCGACGTGGGGGAGCGTGCCGGAACTGGCCCGGTGCCCGAAATTGACGGAATTTCTGCCGGCGGCATGCCCGAGCGGGTGAAATGCCTTCACGTGCTGGTCGGGCACGCCCTGGCCGCGGGACCAGGCGTGAACCGGCTCGGTGATGAAGCCCTGGCTCTGATCGACGCCGAATTCTCCCCGCAGCGCTGCCAGTGTGCTGGCGCCTGGGATGCGGACGCCGACGTGCCCACCCGCGACCTGTCCCGGCACGTGCGCCGGTTGGAAGCCCAAGGAATCAGCAACCCCATCCAGCAGTCGGAGGGCAACGATGACTGACGAGCACCGGCCCACGGGCGAAGAAGTCGCCGCCATCGACTGCGGCACCAATTCCATCCGCCTGCTCATCGCCCGGCCCGCCCCCGACGGCACCGGGCTGGTTCAGCTGCACCGCGAAATGCGCGTGGTCCGTCTCGGCGAGGGCGTGGACGCCGCCGGTGAATTCTCCGAGGCTGCCCTGCAGCGCACCTTTGACGCGCTCGATGACTACGCCGTGGTGATCCGTCGCCTGCTCGGCACCGACACGCTGAGCCCCGAACGCGTGCGCTTCGTAGCCACCTCCGCCTCCCGCGACGTCAGCAACCGGGACGCCTTCGCCGCTGGCGTCCGGGCACGCCTGGGTGTGGACCCCGATGTGGTCGACGGACTGGAAGAAGCCGGGCTCAGTTTCGCCGGCGCCGCCGGAGCGCTGCCCGTAGAACTGCGCCAGCGGCTCGGCCGCGGCCACGACACAGTGCGGGTGCTCGTGGTGGATCTCGGCGGCGGCTCCACCGAGTTCGTGCTCGGTACCTTGAGCCTCACCGAACTGGGGCGGTCCGACGTGCTCGCCGCCGTCTCCAAGGATATGGGGTGCGTACGCTTCACCGAGCGCCACCTGCACAGCGATCCGCCGAGTGTGGCCGAAATCGACGCCGCCCAGCACGATATCGACACCGTACTGGACGAGGTTGCCGCCCACCTGGATCTCAGCAGCGTCGACGCCGTGGTGGGTGTCGCCGGCACCGTCACCACCGTCACCGCAGCCGCCCTCGGTCTGAACACCTACGACCCCGACGCCCTGCACGGTGCTGTGGTGGACCTGCCCACCATCGACGCCGCCGCCGGCACCCTGCTCACCTCCACCCGCGACCAACGCGCCGCCCTGCCCTTCATGCACCCGGGCCGTGTCGACGTGATCGGCGCCGGATCACTGATCTGGACCCGCATCCTGCACCGGATGCAACAGGTCACCGAGGGCCGCATCGGCGTGGCTGTGGCCTCCGAACACGACATTCTCGACGGCACCGCCCTGAGCCTGCTGGGGGAGCGCTCATGACCGTTAAACCCACTCGTACTCCGCCCCGCCCCCGACTCGTCGTCCGTACCGGCGCCGTCGCGCTCACCGGCCTGCTCCTGGCTGGTGGACTTGCGGCCACCGCCCACGCGGATCAGTGGCGCGATGACCAGTACTGGCTGGAGGAGTATGGATTTACCGAGGCGTGGGAGACCACCGAGGGCGAGGGCATCACCATTGCCGTCATCGACACCGGCGTCGATTCCTCCCACCCGGACCTCACCGAACAATTTGCCGGCGGCACCGATGTCTCCACGCTCGGCGCCTCCGACGGCACTCAGCCCCTGGGCGTTGATCCCGATCACGGCACCATGGTGGCCTCACTGATCGCCGGGCACGGCAACAACCTCGAAGAGATCGCCAAGGCCGAAGAATTCAACGAAGAGCTCGCCCGCGCCGAAGAAGAAGCCGAAGACGAGGACGAAGACTCGGACGACGACGCCGATGAGTCACCCTCGCCCAGCCCGACCCCGCGCGACGTGCCCGATCCCGGCCCCGGCGACCATGGCATCCTTGGTGTGGCCCCGGCCGCGCAGCTGCTCTCTGTCTCCGTCTACCTCGGTGATGACCCGGCCGCACCCACCCCGGAAGAACAGATCCCGCAGGCCGTGAAGTGGGCGGTTGATAACGGCGCCGATGTCATCAACATCTCCCTGTCCTCCTCGGCTCAGGACTGGCCGCTGAGCTGGGACGAAGCATTCCTCTACGCCGAAGAGAACGACGTCGTCGTGGTCGCGGCCGCCGGTAACCGCGGCTCCGGCACCATGACCGTGGGTGCTCCCGCCACCATCCCGGGCGTGCTCACCGTGGCCGGGCTCGATCAAAACGGCGCGGCCAGCTGGGACTCCTCGACCGAAGGCATTACCATCGGCGTGGCCGCGCCGGCCGACCCGCTCGTGGGCGCCCTGCCTGACGGCGGGTACCGCCGCTGGGCCGGCACCTCGGGTGCGGCCCCCATCGTAGCGGGCCTGGCCGCGCTGATCCGCTCCGAGTATCCGGACATGCCCGCGCACCAGGTCATCCACCGGATTCTGGAAACGGCACACGACGCCGGAGACGCCGGCATCGACCCCGTCTACGGTCACGGCATCATCGATGCCGCCGCCGCAGTCAACGCTGATGTGGCCACCGTGGATCGCAACCCGATGGACTCCATCTCCGAATGGATCCGGGTTCACCGCCGAGCCGAAGTCGAACCGCCCGAAACCAGCAACTCCCCAGTGCCGCCCTCGGCCAGCCCCGACACCTCGGTGCCCACCGAGGTACCTGTGGCCGCTGACGTCACCGATCCGCGCGCCGGCATCCAGCCCGCCGTGCTCTTCAGCGCCGGGGGACTCGCCCTGGTTCTGGCGGTCGTTGCGCTCGTCTTGTTGCTGCGCTCGCGGCGGACAACTTCGTGACTTCGTGAAAAAATTCACAAGCCCGCGTTGAGCGCCTACGATGGGAGTCATGGCTAACACTCCGCACTTGTCTCCCAAGCCTCGCGTCCTTATTGTCGGCGGCGGTTACGCCGGCCTGACCGTGGCCCGCAAGCTCCAGAAGCTCGTCAAGGATCGCGGCGGTGTCGTCACCGTCGTCGACCCACGTCCCTACATGACCTACCAGCCCTTCCTTCCGGAGGTCGTTGGCGGTCACATCGAGGCCCGCCACGCTGTGGTTGACCTGCGCACCCACCTCAAGCACGCCGAAGTCGTGCAAGGCAAGGTCACCCGCGTTTCCCACGAGAACCGCACTGCCACCGTTGAAGGTGAAGACGGCGCCGAGTTCGAGATTCCGTACCAGGACGTCGTGATGACCGCCGGTGCGAACACCCGCACCTTCCCGATCGAGGGCCTGGCCGAAGCTGGCATCGGTCTCAAGACCATCGAGGAAGCCCTTGCCCTGCGCAACCAGATCCTGGAGCGCATCGAAACCGCAGCCCTGATGACCGATCCTGCCCAGCGCGCCCGCGCCCTGACCTTCGTGCTCGTCGGCGGCGGCTTCGCCGGCGTGGAGACCATCGCCGAGATGGAGGAGCTCATCCGCACCGCCATCTCCAAGAACACCCGCCTGGCCCAGTCCGATGCCCGCATCGTGCTGGTCGAGGCCATGGGCCGCATCATGCCCGAGGTTAGCGCCGAGCAGGCCACCGAGGTCGTGGCTCACCTGGAATCCCGCGGTATCGAGGTGCTGCTGAACACCTCGCTGAGCTCTGCCGTGGACAACGAGCTGAAGCTGATCAACATGACCGACAAGTCCGACGCCGGCACCTTTTTCGCCGACACCCTCGTCTGGACTGCCGGTGTGGCAGCTTCCGGTCTGGCCCGTCAGACCGACTTCCCGGTGGAAGAGCGCGGCCGCATCGAGGTCACCCCGACTCTACAGATTGCCGACGGCGCCGGGGGCGTCCTCGAAGGCGCCTGGGGCTGTGGCGACGTCTGTGCCGTGCCCGACCTCACCGGTGACGGCCCCGGCGGCATGTGCGTCCCCAACGCCCAGCACGCTGGCCGTCAGGCTAAGCAACTCGTGGCCAACCTGCTGGCCGTCCGGTTCGGCGAGGGCGCCGTGGAAGAGTACTACCACAAGTCCTTGGGCACCGTTGCTGGCATGGGGGTCGGCAAGGGGGTGGGTAACCCGCTGGGCGTGCAGCTCAAGGGCATCCCGGCCTGGCTGGCGCACCGTGGTTACCACGCTATGGCGCTGCCGATGCTTGAGCGCAAGTCCCGCGTGGTGTCTGGCTGGATCCAAGAACTGATCTGGGGCGTGGACACCACCCAGGTCAAAAACCTGGAGACCCCGCGCAACGCCTTCCTGGAGGCCGCTGGCGGCGAGCCGGCACTGGGCCGTTTCGCCAAGCAAGCGAAGCAGCTCACCAGCAAGTAAGGTTCGTTCGCTCCGGTCCGGCACCCGTTGCGGGTGCCGGACCGGAGGCATTCCCGCCCCCGTAGCCCAATTGGCAGAGGCAGGCGACTTAAAATCGCCGTGTTGTGGGTTCGAGTCCCACCGGGGGCACTCAACAATGTCGGTGCGGGCTTGGTGCCCAGCCGATTAATTGCCAGTGATGGTGCTTCAGACGTAGCCTGCCAGCATGAGCGCTCCGAAAATCGTGGTCAAGCGGATCTACGACGACGCTGATCCCACCGACGGAATCCGCGTCTTGGTGGATCGGCTCTGGCCGCGAGGTGTGAGCAAAGAGCGCGCAGAACTAGATTCGTGGATGAAGCAGGTCGCGCCCAGCCCGGAGCTACGTGCCTGGTGGAATCACGACCCCGAGCGTTTTGACGAATTTTCGCAGAAGTACGAGCACGAGCTCAGCGACGATGTACATCAAGAAGAGCTGCAACGGCTGATCGAACTGGTCCACACCCATGATCGGGTGACCCTGTTATTTGGGGCGAAAGACGAACAAGTCAACCACGCGGTGGTGCTTCAGGAATTTCTCCGCCGCCATAATGCCAGCGAGCTCGACGATCTGAAATAGTCCGACCTCAACGGGGAGGCACCGCCGAAAATCGCACCAACGAACGCCCCCCGGCAACGTCACCAAGCCCGTGGTCTTGGTTTGATCCGTGGACGGAATCAGCCCCTCACGGATGGCACCTTGAGCGATATCGAGCGTGGCTTGTCGGGGCGTGGCGCCCAGGGA
It includes:
- a CDS encoding FtsB family cell division protein, whose amino-acid sequence is MPPRRPRVPRSAERAHPKPDTPETSSTAEAPELPAETVQDTDDAAKNHSQTPVASHVTDRLSRVASGASKRASEAWNSTAEKVAAKRTQERKQVLNRARAAATARPRPTGHKNSRDSGPRVVKPARSFSGHAVVLVLVLFISAIVVAPTLRVFLTQQAEISEIRADLELQSEQQRELTRQLERWEDSAYVQQQARERFNMVMPGEKKYMVVGGQTEAEQNEDIVEVTAEPEEPAWAYDLWESLIVSAHR
- a CDS encoding DUF501 domain-containing protein, which translates into the protein MSTTERIPTQTDLDTLSLQLGRPVRDVVEIGARCVCGNPLVATTAPRLSNGIPFPTTFYLTHPLATAAVSRLEAAGVMAEFSQRLEGDEELASAHRAAHEAYLEARRDVGERAGTGPVPEIDGISAGGMPERVKCLHVLVGHALAAGPGVNRLGDEALALIDAEFSPQRCQCAGAWDADADVPTRDLSRHVRRLEAQGISNPIQQSEGNDD
- a CDS encoding exopolyphosphatase, which produces MTDEHRPTGEEVAAIDCGTNSIRLLIARPAPDGTGLVQLHREMRVVRLGEGVDAAGEFSEAALQRTFDALDDYAVVIRRLLGTDTLSPERVRFVATSASRDVSNRDAFAAGVRARLGVDPDVVDGLEEAGLSFAGAAGALPVELRQRLGRGHDTVRVLVVDLGGGSTEFVLGTLSLTELGRSDVLAAVSKDMGCVRFTERHLHSDPPSVAEIDAAQHDIDTVLDEVAAHLDLSSVDAVVGVAGTVTTVTAAALGLNTYDPDALHGAVVDLPTIDAAAGTLLTSTRDQRAALPFMHPGRVDVIGAGSLIWTRILHRMQQVTEGRIGVAVASEHDILDGTALSLLGERS
- a CDS encoding S8 family peptidase is translated as MTVKPTRTPPRPRLVVRTGAVALTGLLLAGGLAATAHADQWRDDQYWLEEYGFTEAWETTEGEGITIAVIDTGVDSSHPDLTEQFAGGTDVSTLGASDGTQPLGVDPDHGTMVASLIAGHGNNLEEIAKAEEFNEELARAEEEAEDEDEDSDDDADESPSPSPTPRDVPDPGPGDHGILGVAPAAQLLSVSVYLGDDPAAPTPEEQIPQAVKWAVDNGADVINISLSSSAQDWPLSWDEAFLYAEENDVVVVAAAGNRGSGTMTVGAPATIPGVLTVAGLDQNGAASWDSSTEGITIGVAAPADPLVGALPDGGYRRWAGTSGAAPIVAGLAALIRSEYPDMPAHQVIHRILETAHDAGDAGIDPVYGHGIIDAAAAVNADVATVDRNPMDSISEWIRVHRRAEVEPPETSNSPVPPSASPDTSVPTEVPVAADVTDPRAGIQPAVLFSAGGLALVLAVVALVLLLRSRRTTS
- a CDS encoding NAD(P)/FAD-dependent oxidoreductase, which gives rise to MANTPHLSPKPRVLIVGGGYAGLTVARKLQKLVKDRGGVVTVVDPRPYMTYQPFLPEVVGGHIEARHAVVDLRTHLKHAEVVQGKVTRVSHENRTATVEGEDGAEFEIPYQDVVMTAGANTRTFPIEGLAEAGIGLKTIEEALALRNQILERIETAALMTDPAQRARALTFVLVGGGFAGVETIAEMEELIRTAISKNTRLAQSDARIVLVEAMGRIMPEVSAEQATEVVAHLESRGIEVLLNTSLSSAVDNELKLINMTDKSDAGTFFADTLVWTAGVAASGLARQTDFPVEERGRIEVTPTLQIADGAGGVLEGAWGCGDVCAVPDLTGDGPGGMCVPNAQHAGRQAKQLVANLLAVRFGEGAVEEYYHKSLGTVAGMGVGKGVGNPLGVQLKGIPAWLAHRGYHAMALPMLERKSRVVSGWIQELIWGVDTTQVKNLETPRNAFLEAAGGEPALGRFAKQAKQLTSK
- a CDS encoding DUF488 domain-containing protein; translated protein: MSAPKIVVKRIYDDADPTDGIRVLVDRLWPRGVSKERAELDSWMKQVAPSPELRAWWNHDPERFDEFSQKYEHELSDDVHQEELQRLIELVHTHDRVTLLFGAKDEQVNHAVVLQEFLRRHNASELDDLK
- a CDS encoding ABC transporter permease: MDHWDEVEGWLSLGATPRQATLDIAQGAIREGLIPSTDQTKTTGLVTLPGGVRWCDFRRCLPVEVGLFQIVELAGIMAAEKFLKHHRVVDLFVFRPK